A stretch of Vulpes lagopus strain Blue_001 chromosome 20, ASM1834538v1, whole genome shotgun sequence DNA encodes these proteins:
- the POFUT2 gene encoding GDP-fucose protein O-fucosyltransferase 2, translating into MAALGAVFLLLLEAASWPRAGASGEEFWPGQSAADILAGAASRRRYLLYDVNPPEGFNLRRDVYIRVASLLKTLLQTEEWVLVLPPWGRLYHWQSPDIHQVRIPWSDFFDLPSLNRNIPVIEYEQFIAESGGPFIDQVYVLQSYAEGWKEGTWEEKIDERPCIDPLLYAPDKHEYYRGWFWGYEETRALNVSCLSVQGSASIMAPVLLRNTSARSVMLDRAENLLHDHYGGREYWNTRRSMVFARHLRAVGDEFRSRYLNSTDEADRIPFQEDWTKMKVPLGSSLGGPYLAVHLRRKDFIWGHREDVPSLDGAVRKIRSLMKTHRLDKVFVATDAVRTEHEELKKLLPEMLRFEPTWEELELYRDGGVAIIDQWICSHARFFIGTSVSTFSFRIHEEREILGLDPRTTYNRFCGDREEVCEQPTHWRVAY; encoded by the exons ATGGCGGCGCTCGGCGCGGTGTTCTTGCTGCTGCTGGAAGCGGCGTCCTGGCCGCGCGCCGGGGCCTCGGGCGAGGAGTTCTGGCCCGGACAGTCGGCGGCCGACATCCTGGCGGGGGCGGCGTCCCGCAGACG GTATCTCCTGTACGACGTCAACCCCCCGGAGGGCTTCAACCTCCGCAGGGATGTCTACATCCGCGTCGCCTCCCTCCTGAAGACGCTGCTGCAGACGGAGGAGTGGGTGCTGGTGCTGCCCCCCTGGGGCCGCCTCTATCACTGGCAGAGCCCCGACATCCACCAGGTCCGGATTCCCTGGTCCGACTTTTTTGACCTTCCGAGCCTCAATAGGAATATCCCCGTGATCGAGTACGAGCAGTTCATTGCAG AGTCCGGCGGGCCCTTCATCGACCAGGTTTACGTCCTGCAAAGTTACGCAGAAGGATGGAAAGAGGGGACCTGGGAGGAGAAGATCGACGAGCGGCCCTGCATCGACCCGCTGCTCTACGCCCCGGACAAGCACGAGTACTACAG AGGGTGGTTTTGGGGTTAtgaagaaacgagagctttaaacgTCTCCTGTTTGTCCGTTCAAGGATCGGCTTCCATCATGGCCCCTGTGCTTCTGAGAAACACGTCGGCGCG GTCGGTGATGTTGGACAGAGCCGAGAACCTGCTGCACGACCACTACGGGGGCCGGGAGTACTGGAAC ACCCGGCGGAGCATGGTGTTTGCCAGGCACCTGCGGGCCGTGGGCGACGAGTTCAGGAGCCGGTATCTGAACTCCACGGACGAGGCCGACCGGATCCCCTTCCAGGAGGACTGGACCAAGATGAAG GTCCCGCTGGGCTCCTCGCTGGGGGGCCCGTACCTCGCGGTTCACCTGAGGAGGAAGGACTTCATCTGGGGCCACAGAGAGGATGTGCCCAGTCTGGACGGGGCCGTGAGGAAGATCCGCAGCCTCATGAAGACCCACCGGCTGGACAAGGTGTTCGTGGCCACCGACGCCGTCAGGACGG AACATGAGGAGCTGAAGAAGCTGTTGCCGGAGATGCTGAGGTTCGAGCCCACGTGGGAGGAGCTGGAGCTCTACAGAGACGGCGGCGTGGCCATCATCGACCAGTGGATCTGCTCGCACGCCAG GTTCTTCATCGGTACCTCCGTGTCCACATTTTCTTTCCGGATCCACGAGGAGCGAGAGATCCTTGGGCTCGACCCCCGGACGACGTACAACCGCTTCTGCGGGGACCGGGAGGAAGTGTGCGAGCAGCCCACGCACTGGAGGGTGGCCTACTGA
- the LOC121479212 gene encoding mucin-1-like: protein MQPGRGRGARCPESPRPGARTTRPRTHARLHGRPRETRGAARSRTRPPAAPHSAPVLLSVWFEPDCALDQHGVRPRGVGGPRAHPAHGRSLRAGGAGEPVPPPVLCGGRAPRRAGHLRGLVWPPTTAWRSFPGAGATSRSKAQGQAGSESRGPGPLGTPALGGSDLPPDRHPLTARRPSPSHLSLHPQQDRRAVPTPVHACNTCHTCPHLSTPARACDTCHTDHACPLLPTPVHACLCLQHLPAPAHACNTCHTYPHPAHTCPHLSTLAHACDTCPHLPTPARTCDTCLHLPTPAHTCPHLPATPAHACPHLSTPACTCDTYLHLPTPAHACPYLPAPATSAHTCPRLSTPAHACDTCPYLPTPAHTCPHLRHLPTPAHACPRLPAPATPAHTCSHLPTGQPQPCRGEAPPAGRLAPAPGPCLSGSSLPDRVPTTYPEPGLSRPQEAPAQPGRRTGRSLALWAGRHPGGPQPRGHAVGPASVPVGPLPAGTAEALTSLTVLSPRPGEVPWGSPSLQNKPTRGLRQDPPALPKPLGGGHVRLHSGDVCSSGQITPGTTPGGSRTAGSPGPCTSRGLRRSGAGGQGPAVRSEDTGAGTASDAGSLRFLFLLANPPTAAPKPPLQRHRGRGMATGLPADEEPKPTNVHGDPKIRSSSGGPSRWQRRPG, encoded by the exons ATGCAGCCTGGGAGGGGCCGAGGGGCGCGCTGCCCAGAAAGCCCTCGGCCTGGAGCGCGGACCACCCGCCCTCGGACCCACGCCCGGCTTCACGGGCGCCCCAG GGAGACCCGGGGAGCCGCCCGCTCCCgcacccgcccccccgccgccccccactcCGCTCCCGTCCTGCTCTCTGTGTGGTTTGAACCAGACTGTGCCCTTGACCAGCACGGCGTGCGCCCTCGGGGAGTGGGGGGACCCAGAGCACACCCAGCTCACGGGCGGTCCCTGAgggccgggggcgccggggaACCAGTGCCGCCCCCTGTGCTGTGCGGGGGCCGGGCACCCCGGCGGGCAGGGCACCTGAGGGGGCTGGTGTGGCCTCCGACCACGGCCTGGAGAAGCTTCCCGGGGGCTGGGGCCACCAGCCGCTCCAaggcccagggccaggcagggagcGAGAGCAGGGGGCCGGGTCCCCTGGGGACCCCAGCTCTGGGCGGCTCGGACCTGCCTCCTGACCGGCACCCACTGACCGCCAGGCGGCCCAGCCCGTCACACCTGTCCCTGCACCCCCAGCAGGACAGGCGGGCCGTG CCCACACCTGTCCATGCCTGCAACACCTGCCACACCTGCCCACACCTGTCCACACCTGCCCGTGCCTGTGACACCTGCCACACTGACCACGCCTGCCCACTCCTGCCCACACCTGTCCACGCCTGCCTGTGCCTGCAacacctgcctgcacctgcccaTGCCTGCAACACCTGCCATACTTATCCacaccctgcccacacctgcccaCACCTGTCCACACTTGCCCATGCCTGTGAcacctgcccacacctgcccacacctgcccGCACCTGCGacacctgcctgcacctgcccacGCCTGCCCACACCTGCCCACACCTGCCTGCGACACCTGCCCACGCCTGCCCACACCTGTCCACGCCTGCCTGCACCTGTGACACCTACCTGcacctgcccacacctgcccATGCCTGCCCATACCTGCCTGCGCCTGCGACATCTGCCCACACCTGCCCACGCCTGTCCACGCCTGCCCACGCCTGTGACACCTGCCCATACTTGCCCACGCCTGCCCATACCTGCCCGCACCTGCGACATCTGCCCACACCTGCCCACGCCTGTCCACGCCTGCCTGCGCCTGCAACACCTGCCCACACCTGCTCACACCTGCCCAcaggccagccccagccctgcagagGGGAGGCCCCGCCGGCAGGCAGActggcccctgcccccggcccctgccTGTCGGGGTCCTCACTGCCCGACCGCGTCCCGACCACCTACCCAGAGCCTGGCTTATCTCGACCCCAGGAAGCGCCGGCTCAGCCCGGACGTCGGACGGGGCGCTCACTGGCGCTCTGGGCAGGACGCCATCCCGGGGGCCCACAGCCCAGGGGACACGCCGTGGGCCCAGCCTCGGTCCCGGTGGGTCCTCTCCCCGCAGGGACGGCCGAGGCGTTGACCAGCCTGACGGTTCTGAGCCCACGGCCTGGCGAGGTCCCCTGGGGCAGCCCCTCCCTCCAGAACAAACCCACCCGTGGGCTCCGGCAGGATCCGCCCGCCCTGCCCAAGCCCCTGGGAGGAGGGCACGTCCGCCTGCACTCGGGAGACGTCTGTAGCTCGGGGCAGATAACACCCGGAACGACCCCGGGCGGTTCTAGAACAGCCGGCAGCCCCGGACCCTGCACGTCCCGAGGTCTCCGGCGCTCAGGGGCCGGGGGGCAGGGCCCAGCTGTGCGCAGCGAGGACACTGGCGCAGGAACAGCCAGTGATGCCGGGTCCCTTCGCTTCCTATTTCTGCTGGC gAACCCCCCCACCGCCGCCCCTAAGCCGCCCCTGCAGAGGCACAGGGGACGGGGAATGGCGACAGGGCTTCCTGCCGACGAGGAGCCGAAGCCCACCAACGTCCACGGAGACCCCAAAATCAGATCCAGCTCAGGGGGGCCCTCGAGATGGCAGCGCCGGCCCGGCTGA